From Vibrio crassostreae, one genomic window encodes:
- a CDS encoding L-serine ammonia-lyase translates to MISVFDIYKIGVGPSSSHTVGPMKAGKEFIDDLRSMGKLRDITKITVDVYGSLSLTGKGHHTDIAIIMGLAGNTPERVDIDSIAGFIARVEETERLPVGMHCHTVSFPRDGGMNFHTSNLSLHENGMSIHAWVGDEVAYSKTYYSIGGGFIVDEENFGKEEENPIKAPYEFTTAEELVNQCKESGLSISTLVMKNQAAFHSDEESRTYFANIWKTMRECMDRGMNTEGILPGPLRVPRRAAALRQQLMTSEKTTNDPMSVVDWVNMFAFAVNEENAAGGRVVTAPTNGACGIIPAVLAYYDKFIQTVTEKDYIRYFAASGAIGGLYKRNASISGAEVGCQGEVGVACSMAAAGLAELMGGSPEQVCMAAEIGMEHNLGLTCDPVAGQVQVPCIERNGIAAVKAINSTRMALRRSSAPTVSLDKVIETMLETGKDMNAKYRETSQGGLAVKVVC, encoded by the coding sequence ATGATTAGTGTATTTGATATCTATAAAATCGGTGTTGGTCCATCGAGCTCACACACAGTTGGACCAATGAAAGCGGGTAAAGAGTTTATTGATGACCTACGTTCAATGGGAAAATTGCGCGACATCACTAAAATCACCGTGGACGTATATGGATCACTATCACTGACAGGGAAAGGTCACCACACAGATATCGCAATCATCATGGGTCTTGCTGGCAATACTCCTGAGCGTGTTGATATCGATTCTATTGCAGGCTTCATTGCTCGCGTAGAAGAAACTGAGCGCCTTCCTGTTGGCATGCACTGTCATACAGTATCGTTCCCACGTGATGGCGGTATGAACTTCCACACTAGCAACCTTTCTCTACACGAGAACGGCATGAGCATCCATGCATGGGTTGGTGACGAAGTTGCATACTCAAAAACGTACTACTCAATTGGTGGCGGTTTCATCGTTGACGAAGAGAACTTCGGCAAAGAAGAAGAAAACCCAATCAAAGCACCTTACGAATTCACTACAGCTGAAGAGCTGGTTAATCAGTGTAAAGAAAGCGGTCTTTCTATCAGTACACTGGTTATGAAAAACCAAGCAGCATTCCACTCAGACGAAGAGTCTCGCACTTACTTCGCTAACATCTGGAAAACGATGCGTGAGTGTATGGATCGCGGTATGAATACTGAAGGTATCCTGCCTGGTCCACTGCGTGTACCTCGTCGTGCAGCAGCACTTCGCCAACAGCTAATGACTTCAGAAAAAACAACTAACGACCCAATGTCGGTTGTTGACTGGGTAAACATGTTTGCTTTCGCAGTAAATGAAGAAAACGCAGCTGGCGGTCGTGTAGTAACGGCACCAACAAACGGCGCATGTGGCATCATCCCTGCGGTATTGGCTTACTACGATAAGTTCATCCAAACAGTGACAGAGAAAGATTACATCCGTTACTTCGCTGCTTCTGGCGCGATCGGTGGTCTTTACAAGCGTAACGCTTCTATCTCTGGTGCTGAAGTTGGCTGTCAGGGTGAAGTTGGTGTGGCATGTTCTATGGCTGCTGCTGGTCTTGCTGAGCTTATGGGTGGTAGCCCTGAGCAAGTATGTATGGCTGCAGAAATCGGCATGGAGCACAACCTAGGTCTAACGTGTGACCCAGTTGCTGGCCAAGTACAAGTACCATGTATCGAGCGTAACGGTATTGCAGCAGTTAAAGCAATTAACTCGACTCGTATGGCACTTCGTCGTTCTTCTGCTCCTACTGTTTCTCTAGATAAAGTTATCGAAACGATGCTAGAAACAGGTAAAGACATGAACGCTAAATACCGTGAGACATCTCAAGGTGGTTTGGCTGTTAAGGTCGTTTGTTAA
- a CDS encoding aromatic amino acid transport family protein, with translation MNTTTSSANAVKDSSKFNYKDFTWCLSLFGTAVGAGVLFLPIKAGAGGFWPLVILALIAAPMTWFAHKSLARFVLSAKNPEADITDTVEEHFGKTGANIITFAYFFAIYPIVLIYGVGITNTVDSFLVNQMGMESIPRPLLSGALILAMTAGVVFGKELMLKATSAMVYPLVFILLALSFYLVPDWNTSMMDVSPEWSTMPSIIWLAIPIIVFSFNHSPIISQFSKEQRRVYGEDAVKKTDQITGGAAMMLMGFVMFFVFSVVLSLSPEQLATAQAQNISVLSYLANVHESPLISYMGPLVAFAAITSSYFGHFLGAHEGLVGLIKSRSGSSISKIEKASLAFIVVTTWIVAVVNPSILGMIETMGAPMIAAILFLMPVFAMNKVPAMAKYKTSAPVQIFTALCGLAAISSVIYGAL, from the coding sequence ATGAACACAACAACTTCTTCGGCAAATGCCGTTAAAGATTCAAGCAAGTTTAACTATAAAGATTTTACCTGGTGTTTATCACTATTCGGTACAGCAGTTGGTGCTGGCGTACTATTTCTTCCAATCAAAGCTGGTGCGGGTGGTTTTTGGCCATTAGTTATCCTAGCTCTAATCGCGGCACCGATGACTTGGTTCGCACACAAATCTCTAGCTCGCTTCGTACTGTCAGCTAAAAACCCTGAAGCAGATATTACAGACACAGTTGAAGAGCACTTCGGTAAGACTGGCGCAAACATTATTACTTTTGCTTACTTCTTCGCTATCTACCCAATCGTTCTTATCTACGGTGTTGGTATCACAAACACGGTTGATTCTTTCCTAGTAAACCAAATGGGTATGGAATCTATTCCACGTCCTCTTCTTTCTGGTGCACTTATCCTTGCTATGACAGCAGGTGTTGTATTCGGTAAAGAGCTGATGCTTAAAGCAACGTCAGCGATGGTTTACCCACTAGTATTCATCCTACTAGCACTATCTTTCTACCTAGTTCCTGATTGGAACACTTCAATGATGGACGTAAGCCCAGAATGGTCAACAATGCCTTCTATTATCTGGCTTGCTATTCCAATCATCGTGTTCTCTTTCAACCACAGCCCAATCATTTCACAGTTCTCTAAAGAGCAACGTCGTGTATACGGTGAAGACGCAGTTAAGAAAACTGACCAAATCACTGGCGGCGCAGCAATGATGCTTATGGGCTTTGTAATGTTCTTCGTATTCTCTGTAGTGCTTTCTCTATCTCCAGAGCAACTAGCAACAGCACAAGCACAGAACATCTCTGTTCTTTCTTACCTAGCTAACGTACATGAGTCTCCACTTATCTCTTACATGGGTCCTCTAGTAGCGTTCGCAGCGATTACTTCAAGCTACTTCGGTCACTTCCTAGGTGCTCACGAAGGTCTTGTTGGTCTAATCAAGTCTCGCTCTGGTTCTTCAATCTCTAAGATTGAGAAAGCTTCTCTAGCGTTCATCGTTGTTACAACTTGGATTGTTGCGGTAGTTAACCCAAGCATCCTAGGTATGATTGAAACAATGGGTGCTCCAATGATTGCAGCTATCCTGTTCCTAATGCCTGTATTCGCAATGAACAAAGTACCAGCAATGGCTAAGTACAAAACTTCAGCACCTGTACAAATCTTTACAGCTTTATGTGGTCTAGCGGCTATTAGTTCTGTAATCTACGGCGCTCTTTAA